A window of Sander vitreus isolate 19-12246 chromosome 18, sanVit1, whole genome shotgun sequence contains these coding sequences:
- the nkx2.4b gene encoding NK2 homeobox 4b has product MSFSPKHSTPFSVTDILSPMEDSYRRFGGVDPAAGSLGSHLGSYRQQQVSHQPGMQHHQHPAQQQHQSPHLHHHHHHHHHHHLSSSSSSSSSSSSSAAAAAMGPAGPYHHVPHHGVPQFSGAVGGFCNGGIGNVGELPSYQETVRGGGAAAAWYSNPEPRYPTISRFMGPSGGMNMSGMVGSLAGMDSGAKSMVTLHAAPRRKRRVLFSQAQVYELERRFKQQKYLSAPEREHLAGLIHLTPNQVKIWFQNHRYKLKRQAKDKAGHMQQQEGSGGGSGGGLCSTSHRTSSVSPVLSKNGKGCRNDSSGSNQTGNRQSNAGEAMTATPQQQVNQLSSTEELEDLSPSPPMGLHGQINMTQTDAALIEYTNSMIGSNLLYGRTW; this is encoded by the exons ATGTCCTTCAGCCCAAAGCACTCCACCCCCTTCTCAGTCACCGACATTTTGAGCCCCATGGAGGACAGCTACCGGAGGTTTGGAGGTGTGGATCCCGCTGCGGGGAGCCTCGGCTCCCATCTGGGCTCCTACAGGCAGCAGCAAGTCTCCCATCAGCCCGGTATGCAGCATCATCAGCACCCggcgcagcagcagcatcagtcGCCTCATCtccatcaccatcaccaccatcaccaccatcaccacctgtcctcctcttcatcctcatcctcctcctcctcttcctcagccgcagcagcagccatgggaCCCGCCGGGCCATACCACCATGTGCCCCACCACGGGGTCCCGCAGTTCTCCGGGGCCGTAGGAGGGTTCTGTAACGGCGGCATCGGGAACGTGGGAGAGCTGCCGTCCTACCAGGAGACGGTGAGGGGCGGAGGGGCGGCGGCAGCGTGGTACAGCAACCCCGAGCCCAGATACCCGACAA TTTCCAGATTCATGGGCCCCTCCGGCGGGATGAACATGTCCGGGATGGTGGGCAGTTTGGCCGGGATGGACTCCGGCGCCAAGTCCATGGTGACGCTGCACGCAGCGCCGCGGAGGAAGCGCCGGGTGCTCTTCTCGCAGGCGCAGGTGTACGAGCTGGAGCGGCGCTTCAAGCAGCAGAAGTACCTGTCCGCCCCGGAGAGAGAGCACCTGGCCGGGCTGATCCACCTCACCCCGAACCAGGTCAAGATCTGGTTCCAGAACCACCGCTACAAGCTGAAGCGGCAGGCCAAGGACAAGGCCGGGCACATGCAGCAGCAGGAGGGAAGCGGCGGTGGGAGCGGTGGAGGTCTGTGCTCAACGAGCCACCGCACCTCCTCCGTGTCCCCGGTTCTCTCCAAGAACGGTAAGGGCTGCCGGAACGACTCCAGCGGCTCCAACCAGACCGGAAACCGACAGAGCAACGCGGGGGAGGCCATGACGGCGACCCCGCAGCAGCAGGTGAACCAGCTGTCGTCTACGGAGGAGCTGGAGGATTTGTCCCCAAGTCCACCGATGGGACTGCACGGTCAGATTAACATGACGCAGACGGACGCGGCGCTAATCGAGTACACAAACAGCATGATCGGCTCCAATTTACTGTACGGGAGAACTTGGTAG
- the nkx2.2b gene encoding NK2 homeobox 2b, giving the protein MSFGTNTKTGFSVRDILDLPDPTGRYGSGTEETEVDDTEQTSAEVSGSEIGQKLGFSGRSLCGRDGGSCGRWSRGSDNLHFSLHDISMESRSDPKFPELSTDESPDAERDAACGAAQKSRGKKRRVLFSKAQTFELERRFRQQRYLSAPEREHLAGLIRLTPNQVKIWFQNHRYKLKRTEHSLEALQQLLPARRVAIPLLVCEGKPCEPITAQDLEVTLRSGLGLPLCAYSTLLQSAYGPERPGLPQQLAHMYHWSW; this is encoded by the exons ATGTCTTTTGGCACCAACACAAAAACGGGCTTCTCCGTGCGGGACATCCTGGATCTCCCAGACCCCACAGGGAGATACGGCTCCGGGACCGAGGAGACCGAGGTGGACGACACCGAGCAGACCTCCGCGGAGGTTTCGGGCTCGGAAATCGGGCAGAAATTGGGATTTAGCGGCCGGAGTTTGTGCGGGCGCGACGGTGGAAGCTGCGGCAGGTGGAGCCGCGGATCCGATAACCTTCACTTCTCAT TACACGATATTTCCATGGAGTCCCGTTCCGATCCTAAATTCCCCGAGCTCTCCACGGATGAGTCCCCGGATGCGGAGCGGGATGCGGCGTGCGGCGCGGCGCAGAAGAGCCGCGGCAAGAAGCGGCGGGTGCTCTTCTCCAAGGCGCAGACCTTCGAGCTGGAGCGCCGCTTTCGGCAGCAGCGCTACCTGTCCGCCCCGGAGAGAGAGCACCTGGCCGGGTTGATCCGCCTCACCCCGAACCAGGTGAAGATCTGGTTCCAGAACCACCGCTACAAGCTGAAGCGCACGGAGCACAGTTTGGAGGCGCTGCAACAGCTGCTGCCGGCGCGCCGCGTTGCCATCCCGCTCCTGGTGTGCGAGGGGAAGCCCTGTGAGCCAATCACAGCGCAGGATTTGGAGGTGACGCTCAGGTCCGGCCTGGGCCTGCCTCTGTGCGCCTACTCCACGCTGCTGCAGTCCGCATACGGCCCGGAGAGGCCCGGGCTGCCGCAGCAGCTGGCGCACATGTACCACTGGAGCTGGTAA